DNA sequence from the Pseudoduganella plicata genome:
GGTGGCTTTTTCCGCTGGCTCGGGGGGCTTCAACGCCAGCGGCACACCTGAAATGACCTCTACTGCATACGATCAGGTGCTGTCCCATGCGAAACTGAGCAGTGTATGGAAGCATCTCTACAAGAAGACCAAACCTCTTTCTCGAAACACCACAGGTATCGACGGCCAGTCGATCAACGACTTTCACTTGGATGCCAAAGGCAATTTGGTTCGCCTGGCTAAAGATATCCGGGAGAAGAAGTTCTCGTTTTCGTCGCTAAAGCCGTACTTAGTGCCAAAGCCAAGTGGCAAGAAACGCTTGATCTGCGTTCCTACGGTACGTGATCGAATCGTTCAAGGTGCACTGGTCGACTACCTTGCTGACAAATATGCGGAACGCCTCGCGAATAACATCAGCTTCGGATTTATCAAGGGCCGTAGTGTCCACATGGCTGCTCGAATCGCTTGCACAGCGCGCAACCAGCGGCCATGGGTCTATAAGACTGACATTACCTCGTTCTTCGATTCGATCCCGCGCGCGGACCTACGTGAGGCCATTAAAAAAATCATCAAGGAACGGTCGTTGCACGGTCTGCTATTTTCGGCATTGGACTGCGAAGTTGACTCACCGAGTAGGGCCGTTGCCAGCGATATTTCGAGGCTCGGTATCAAATGCGGACTGGGTGTCCGCCAAGGGATGCCGTTATCGCCGTTATTTTCGAACTTGCTTCTAGTAGATTTTGACCAAAAAATCGAACTGTCGGGAGCTCATGCTGTTCGCTATGCGGATGATCTGATTTTCCTTTGCAAGGATCAGGACGAATGCAATCAGGTCGCAGCCTTTTGTAAAGGCGAGTTCAATAAAATCGGCTTGGACGTACCGGCGGTTGCCCCCGGCTCAAAATCGATCATTTATCCGCCTGATCGTCCAGCGGAGTTCCTTGGACTCGAGCTGGCACCGGTTGCAGGTCGTTATGAACTGCGATTGGCGGATGCTCAGTTGCTAAAGTTGAAGCAGGAGCTGCTAGGCTTTAGCAACATAAAGCAGCTGCTCAGCAGGAACATCACATTGCGTACGCTCGGGCAGTCAATCGCCGCTAAGAGGGACGGGTATCTTGGAGCCTATGATTTGTGCGCAAACATTGAAGAGGTTGAGTTGGAGCTGAAAAAGGCCGAGCACAAAGCGTTGCGTGCAGTCTATGGGGCAGGCCTGGGCATTAGGCTTGCGGTAATCGGCGCGGATGCGCGGGCATTTCTAGGATTACCTAGAAAGTGTTGAGCGTTGTCGGGGCTCTCATGTCCGTCAATTCAGACTATCAAAGTGGCTTAAGCTAGGCCTTTCCAGACCTTACTTGCGTATCGTCGAGGGCCCCGGGTCATCGTCAGTCGAGTGGATGCGCATTAATATTTGGGCGGAAGCGCTGAGAGCGCCTGTGCGCTCTCAGCTTAGGAATCAAAGGGCGCAGCCTGCATTGGAGCCCTACCGGAATCGTCTGACAGCGCCGCGCCGAGGGCGCGGGGCCATTGTCCAACAGTACGCCCCGTTGGCCGGCCAGATCACCTCAACCCAATGCCCAAAACCAAACAACCGCAGCCGAGAAATAGCAACTCCGAGCACAAGCCGCAAACCCATGCGCCCCAGCCTCGACAAGATCGATATGCCCGCCATTACCGCCCTGGATCTTGAAGAACGACACCACACCCTTGCGGCCTGCAATACCTTCTTGCGCGTCCGGATTCCGGAAGACTTCGGGCGCGCCCCATCGGCGCTTGAGGATGCGGGAGAGCGCGGCCTGCCGGTGCTCGATGTGACGCCCCTTTGCCGGCCCCGCTTTGACCAGCATGGTGGCGCCGGGTAATGCCACGTCCGCGCGCAAGAGCGCATAGCTCATGCGTATTGCGCAGGTGTCCCGGTAGGCTTTGTGATCGATGATGTCTTCCCAGCCGAGAGTCTCATACAACTCGGCGCGCGACTCAGTGCGCGGAAAATGCTGCCACAACCTCTGGAACGGTGGTTTCATTGTTTGCCTCTTGAAGGTTTGCATGGGTAATGAGCAGCGAGAGCGGCCAGCACCAGTTGTGCGGCATTTCCCTTGAGTTTCTCCGGACCGAGTAGCGCGATGTCGTCGGTCACCTCGTAGTTCAGTTCGTGGGGGATGTCCTTGCGCCCCGGGCACCATATCGTTCCCGCCCCGGCATCCATTACACCGTCCAGATATCCCATCGCGCGCTCGCGCTGGACTGCATTGTGCCCAGTGCGCGGATCTGCCTTCATGTCGTGAATCAACCGCTGGCCGGTCATATGCGGCCCATTTGCAGGCCGAGCCACAGCAGCGTTCTGGAAGACGAACAGCACCCCAAAACTCAACACTCCCGCACAGGCCCTGTAACGCTTCCAGCCGCGACTCTTCCGAAGCGAGCTGCCAGAACAACAGTTATTGACCATGTAACCTCCCGAATGTGGATAGAGCCGCGGAGCCTGACGTCCCGCTGTCATCGTAGCGCCATGCGGCACGAGCGAGATTGCGCAAATCGCCCCGATGCCGCCAAAGTAGTGCAGTCAATCGGCAACGCAAACCCATGCTGCTATAATCGGCATCTCCCAAGGACCCCAACGTGCGCCTCCTCCTCTGTCTCCTGCTAACGCTGTGCCTACCCCTGCAAAGCTTCGCGCTGCAGTGGGAGCCTGTGCTGGCCGGCAAAATGACGCTGGCGCACGAGGTCGAGCATGACAAGCGCGTCCAGCATCATCATCACGAAAAAGACGGGACGGTCCACTACGACCAGTCCGACGAATCGGCCAAGCACGTGCAGGACCATACCTGTACGCCGCAGCCGGCTGCCGTGCCGCTGCCGCCGCTGCCCGTGCTGCCGCCGCAGCTGATCTCCATCGTGCGTCCCGACGGTCCGGCGCCGATGCCGGATCCCTTCCTGGACTGTCCGCACCGACCGCCTTCCGCACCCCTCGGCTGAGCCGCCGGGGGAGCTTCGCACAACATCCAGCGCGGCGTGACCGCGCCCCGTGCGCATTCCTTTGGCGATGAGTTAACTCACCCAAGGAATTCCGATGCGTACATTACGCTTGCCTCTTTATTTCGCGGCTGCTGTCTGCATGCTGCCGCCCTTTTCAAACGCGCAGCATGCGCCGACGGAACCCGTTGCACAGGCGCAGAGTGCGCCCGCCGCGCCGACGTTGCGCGCGCTGGTTGAAGCCGCCTGGCAGCGCTCGCCACTGGCCCAGACGCTGATGGCGCGCCGCCATGAAACCGCCGCCTCGCGCGACCTTGCCGCCTCGTGGCTGGCCGCCGCACCCACCCTTGGCCTATCCGAGCGCTCGGATCGCTGGACCGACCGGCGTAACGCCCGGGAGACGGAACTGTCGCTGTCCGCACCCATCGTGCTGCCTGGCCAGCACGGCGCGCGCCGTCAGCTTGCGGAACGGGCCGACCAGGAGCTGGATGCCCAGCTGTTGCATGCACGGCTCGCCATTGCCGGCGAGGTGCGTGCCCGGCTGTGGGAAGCGGCTGCCGCCCGCGAGGTGCTGGCCGAGAAAAGCGACCACCTGCACCATGTGGAAGATCTGGCGGACGATGTCGACCGCCGCGTCAAGGCGGGCGACCTGGCCCGCAGCGACGCGCTGCTGGCGAAGCAGGAACTGCTGGCGGCCACCACCGATCTCGCCCTGGCGCGGGGTCGGGCCGGCGAGGCGCTGGCCCGTTTTCGCCTGTTGACGGGCGCCGCCGCGCTGCCCGACATGGAACCCGAACCGCTGCCGGCCGCGACGACCGCAACGGACCATGCACGCCTGCGGGCGGCGCAGGCCGCGGCGACGCGTGCGCGCGCGGCCGTCGAACTGGCATCGGCCAGCCGGCAGGCTGCGCCGACGGTGGCGCTGTCGATGCGGCGCGAGCGCGACGGCATCATGCCGGACGCCGACCGCAGCATCGGTATCGCGCTGCAGATTCCACTGTCCGGCAAGCTGCGCAACCGTCCGGCCGAAGCGCTGGCGGGCACGCAACTGGCGACAGCTTCCGCGGAGCTGGCGCAAACGGAGGCCATCGTCGACAGCGACCTGGCGCTCGCGCAGGACCAGTTGACCAATGCGCGTGCCGCGCTGGATGCCGCCACCGCCCGCGCCGCCGCGCTGCGCGAGCACACCGCGTTGTTCGAGCACGCGTTCCGGCAGGGCGAAAAGCCGCTGGCGGACCTGCTGCGTTCGCGCGCGCTGACCCATGAAGCCGAAGTGGCGGTGCGCCAGCAGCGCATCGCACTGGCACTTGCCCACTCCCAGATGAACCAGGCCTCCGGAATCCTCCCATGAAGACCCTTATTGTTTTACTGCTTGCGCTGGCTGTCGCCATGCCCGCGCACGCGTCGCCCGGCGCCCACGGGCCCAATGGCGAGCACCTCGACGGCCCTGCCGCGACCAACACGTCGGGCAGCGTGCCGCGTGTCGAGACATTTACCGAGCTG
Encoded proteins:
- a CDS encoding reverse transcriptase domain-containing protein, with amino-acid sequence MAFSAGSGGFNASGTPEMTSTAYDQVLSHAKLSSVWKHLYKKTKPLSRNTTGIDGQSINDFHLDAKGNLVRLAKDIREKKFSFSSLKPYLVPKPSGKKRLICVPTVRDRIVQGALVDYLADKYAERLANNISFGFIKGRSVHMAARIACTARNQRPWVYKTDITSFFDSIPRADLREAIKKIIKERSLHGLLFSALDCEVDSPSRAVASDISRLGIKCGLGVRQGMPLSPLFSNLLLVDFDQKIELSGAHAVRYADDLIFLCKDQDECNQVAAFCKGEFNKIGLDVPAVAPGSKSIIYPPDRPAEFLGLELAPVAGRYELRLADAQLLKLKQELLGFSNIKQLLSRNITLRTLGQSIAAKRDGYLGAYDLCANIEEVELELKKAEHKALRAVYGAGLGIRLAVIGADARAFLGLPRKC
- a CDS encoding T6SS effector amidase Tae4 family protein; the encoded protein is MKPPFQRLWQHFPRTESRAELYETLGWEDIIDHKAYRDTCAIRMSYALLRADVALPGATMLVKAGPAKGRHIEHRQAALSRILKRRWGAPEVFRNPDAQEGIAGRKGVVSFFKIQGGNGGHIDLVEAGAHGFAACARSCYFSAAVVWFWALG
- a CDS encoding Rap1a/Tai family immunity protein yields the protein MVNNCCSGSSLRKSRGWKRYRACAGVLSFGVLFVFQNAAVARPANGPHMTGQRLIHDMKADPRTGHNAVQRERAMGYLDGVMDAGAGTIWCPGRKDIPHELNYEVTDDIALLGPEKLKGNAAQLVLAALAAHYPCKPSRGKQ
- a CDS encoding TolC family protein; this translates as MRTLRLPLYFAAAVCMLPPFSNAQHAPTEPVAQAQSAPAAPTLRALVEAAWQRSPLAQTLMARRHETAASRDLAASWLAAAPTLGLSERSDRWTDRRNARETELSLSAPIVLPGQHGARRQLAERADQELDAQLLHARLAIAGEVRARLWEAAAAREVLAEKSDHLHHVEDLADDVDRRVKAGDLARSDALLAKQELLAATTDLALARGRAGEALARFRLLTGAAALPDMEPEPLPAATTATDHARLRAAQAAATRARAAVELASASRQAAPTVALSMRRERDGIMPDADRSIGIALQIPLSGKLRNRPAEALAGTQLATASAELAQTEAIVDSDLALAQDQLTNARAALDAATARAAALREHTALFEHAFRQGEKPLADLLRSRALTHEAEVAVRQQRIALALAHSQMNQASGILP